A single region of the Leisingera thetidis genome encodes:
- the hisD gene encoding histidinol dehydrogenase, whose protein sequence is MAITYLKQAQPRPAAENSDIRDTVAVMLANIEREGEDAVRRYAEKLDGWTGPIVVTDAQRRAACNRVSDQLKDDIRFAHANIRRFAEAQKATMGECEVEVIPGLIAGQKQIPVSSAGCYVPGGRYSHIASALMTITTAKVAGVPHITAVSPTRPGTGIPDAIIYAMDLCGADLILNLGGVQGIAAMAQGLFGAQSADILVGPGNSFVAEAKRMLFGAVGIDMFAGPTDSLVIADHTAEAETVAWDLVSQAEHGADSPVWLVTTSEALAKGVMARAQALIDQLPEPNLSAAHRAWHERAEVVLCGSREEAAQVADRYAPEHLQVQAEDLDWWLDRLTAYGSLFLGKETTVSFGDKTSGPNHVLPTSGAARYTGGLSVHKFTKTVTWQRCSAAASHELAQRTARISRMEGMEGHAIAAELRLQPETA, encoded by the coding sequence ATGGCAATCACCTACCTGAAACAGGCCCAGCCGCGCCCAGCCGCCGAGAACAGCGACATCCGCGATACCGTTGCCGTGATGCTGGCCAATATCGAGCGCGAGGGCGAAGACGCCGTGCGCCGCTATGCGGAGAAGCTCGACGGCTGGACCGGACCCATCGTGGTGACAGACGCGCAGCGCCGCGCCGCCTGCAACCGGGTCTCGGATCAGCTCAAGGACGACATCCGGTTCGCCCATGCAAACATCCGCCGCTTTGCCGAGGCGCAGAAGGCCACCATGGGCGAATGCGAGGTCGAGGTCATTCCCGGCCTGATCGCGGGCCAGAAGCAGATCCCGGTCTCCAGTGCGGGATGCTACGTGCCGGGCGGCCGCTACAGCCATATCGCCAGCGCGCTGATGACCATCACCACCGCCAAGGTGGCCGGCGTGCCGCACATCACCGCGGTGTCGCCGACGCGCCCCGGCACCGGCATTCCCGATGCCATCATCTATGCCATGGACCTGTGCGGCGCCGACCTGATCCTGAACCTGGGCGGCGTGCAGGGCATTGCCGCCATGGCCCAGGGCCTGTTCGGCGCCCAGTCCGCCGACATTCTGGTCGGCCCCGGCAACTCCTTTGTTGCCGAGGCCAAGCGGATGCTGTTCGGCGCAGTTGGCATCGACATGTTCGCAGGTCCCACCGACTCACTGGTGATTGCCGATCACACCGCCGAAGCGGAAACCGTCGCCTGGGACCTGGTCAGCCAGGCCGAACACGGTGCCGACAGCCCGGTCTGGCTGGTCACCACCAGCGAGGCGTTGGCCAAGGGTGTCATGGCCCGGGCGCAGGCGCTCATCGACCAGCTGCCGGAACCCAACCTCTCCGCCGCCCACCGCGCCTGGCACGAGCGCGCCGAGGTGGTCCTGTGCGGCAGCCGCGAGGAAGCGGCGCAAGTGGCCGACCGCTACGCGCCCGAGCATCTGCAGGTGCAGGCCGAGGACCTGGACTGGTGGCTGGACCGCCTCACCGCCTATGGCTCGCTGTTTCTGGGCAAGGAAACCACAGTGTCCTTCGGCGACAAGACCTCAGGGCCCAACCACGTGCTGCCGACCAGCGGCGCTGCGCGCTATACCGGCGGGCTGTCGGTGCACAAGTTCACCAAGACCGTCACCTGGCAGCGCTGCTCCGCCGCGGCCTCGCACGAACTCGCCCAGCGCACCGCCCGCATCAGCCGGATGGAGGGCATGGAAGGCCATGCCATCGCCGCGGAATTGCGGCTGCAGCCGGAAACGGCCTGA
- a CDS encoding LysR family transcriptional regulator has protein sequence MPPVQKSLSLRWLEVFQLIAKSGSIQKAATETGLSISTVSNHLRSLESALGVDLVDHTRRPMGLTPAGVVYARYVYEGLMTLKRGEAEIRSGSWQHATDLRMALLDDFDNEVGPELFQFLSTALPRCNFRHYTRPSHEIIGKLQEQKLDAGVATRPAGLLPDLIEYPLMRDPFILVLPAGYTGSVEELTRPDAQLPFLRYSRDHTIGKQIETQLTRLKISLPNRFELECNQSIIGLVAESSSWTITTAASYHRAQRFHDKVKVVRFPGKSFARTVSLFTTNVYPAATSMLIHEALQKSLRHHFTDPISARFPWLAEEFRTLPAIDA, from the coding sequence ATGCCGCCAGTGCAGAAATCTTTGAGTCTGAGATGGCTGGAAGTGTTCCAACTTATCGCAAAATCCGGGTCGATACAAAAGGCCGCGACAGAGACCGGCTTGTCGATCAGCACCGTGTCCAACCACCTGCGCAGCCTGGAAAGCGCGCTTGGCGTCGACCTGGTCGATCACACCCGCCGCCCGATGGGGCTGACGCCTGCCGGGGTGGTCTATGCCCGCTACGTCTACGAAGGGCTGATGACGCTGAAGCGCGGCGAGGCGGAAATCCGTTCCGGCAGCTGGCAGCACGCAACCGACCTGCGGATGGCCCTGCTTGATGATTTCGACAATGAGGTGGGGCCGGAGCTGTTCCAGTTCCTCTCCACCGCCCTGCCCCGCTGCAACTTCCGCCACTATACCCGCCCCAGCCACGAGATCATCGGAAAACTGCAAGAACAGAAGCTGGATGCCGGTGTCGCCACCCGCCCGGCCGGGCTGCTGCCGGATCTGATCGAATACCCGCTGATGCGCGATCCGTTCATTCTGGTGCTGCCTGCCGGATACACCGGCAGCGTCGAGGAGCTGACCAGACCGGACGCGCAGCTGCCCTTCCTGCGCTACTCCCGCGACCACACCATCGGCAAGCAGATCGAGACCCAATTGACCCGGCTCAAGATTTCCCTGCCCAACCGGTTCGAACTGGAATGCAACCAGTCGATTATCGGCCTGGTGGCGGAAAGCAGCAGCTGGACCATTACCACCGCCGCCAGCTACCACCGCGCCCAGCGCTTTCATGACAAGGTCAAGGTGGTGCGCTTTCCCGGCAAGAGCTTTGCCCGCACAGTGTCGCTGTTCACCACCAACGTCTATCCGGCGGCAACCTCAATGCTGATCCACGAGGCGTTGCAGAAATCCCTGCGCCACCATTTCACCGACCCGATCAGCGCCCGCTTTCCCTGGCTGGCCGAGGAATTCCGGACACTGCCGGCAATAGACGCCTAG
- a CDS encoding taurine ABC transporter substrate-binding protein: MIKKYLLSTVCAAAAATAATQASALDEITVAYFLEWPMPFQFAKANGTYEEELGVNINWVSFDTGTAMSAAMASGDVQIAVSQGVPPFVVATSAGQDIQIVDVAVSYSDNDNCVVAEALEIDKASADELAGKKVGVPIGTAAHYNFLSQMAHFGVDIGSMEIVDMAPADGAAAFAQGNLDMVCGWGGALRRMLEHGNVLLTGAEKEELGILVFDVTSAPAGFIAEEGALLSKFLKVTADANAMWNSGDHKDEMLPVIAKDAGMDLADAEATIATFNFPSAEDQLTGKWLGGGAQSFMKGVADVFVNAGSIEAALDSYEGAVDSAPLAAAQN; this comes from the coding sequence ATGATCAAGAAGTACCTGCTTTCAACAGTCTGTGCCGCAGCCGCTGCGACCGCGGCCACGCAAGCTTCTGCTTTGGACGAGATCACCGTCGCCTATTTTCTTGAATGGCCGATGCCGTTCCAGTTTGCCAAGGCCAACGGCACCTATGAGGAAGAACTGGGCGTCAATATCAACTGGGTGTCGTTCGATACCGGCACGGCGATGTCGGCGGCGATGGCCTCGGGCGACGTGCAGATTGCCGTCAGCCAGGGCGTGCCGCCGTTTGTGGTGGCCACGTCCGCAGGCCAGGACATTCAGATTGTTGATGTGGCAGTAAGCTATTCCGACAATGACAACTGCGTGGTGGCCGAGGCGCTGGAGATCGACAAGGCCAGCGCGGACGAACTGGCCGGAAAGAAGGTCGGTGTGCCGATCGGCACCGCCGCGCATTACAACTTCCTGTCGCAGATGGCGCATTTCGGGGTTGATATCGGTTCGATGGAAATCGTCGACATGGCGCCTGCTGATGGCGCCGCAGCTTTTGCTCAGGGCAACCTGGACATGGTCTGCGGCTGGGGCGGCGCGCTGCGGCGGATGCTGGAGCATGGCAACGTGCTGCTGACCGGCGCCGAGAAGGAAGAGCTGGGTATCCTGGTTTTTGACGTGACCAGCGCCCCGGCGGGCTTCATCGCCGAGGAAGGCGCGCTGCTGAGCAAATTCCTGAAAGTGACCGCAGATGCCAACGCGATGTGGAATTCCGGCGATCACAAGGACGAGATGCTGCCGGTCATTGCCAAAGATGCCGGTATGGATCTGGCGGATGCCGAGGCCACCATCGCCACCTTCAATTTCCCTTCCGCTGAAGATCAGCTGACCGGGAAATGGCTGGGCGGGGGGGCGCAAAGCTTCATGAAAGGCGTGGCGGATGTGTTCGTGAATGCGGGCAGCATCGAGGCGGCGCTGGACTCCTATGAAGGTGCCGTGGACAGCGCGCCGCTGGCAGCCGCGCAGAACTGA
- a CDS encoding taurine ABC transporter ATP-binding protein, giving the protein MSGLDIKSVSMRFDLPNGSSVQALKDVSMNLKAGELMSVLGPSGCGKTTLLNILAGFLAPTGGVVELNGHLVTGPDAERGMVFQKGALFEWMNVRDNVEFGPRMKGRGKAERERISDHLLDIVGLQDFKEKAVYELSGGMQQRVALARCLANEPDVILMDEPLGALDALTREKMQGLVLKLWKETGKTIILITHSVEEALLLGERLIVMAPRPGRIHREYQLPFAERGVNADLRDVKKSEGFAETRDEILSMIWEMEEEIMGRTEQVA; this is encoded by the coding sequence ATGTCGGGATTGGACATCAAGAGTGTTTCGATGCGCTTTGATCTGCCCAATGGCAGTTCGGTACAGGCGCTGAAAGACGTCTCAATGAATTTGAAAGCGGGTGAGCTGATGTCGGTTCTGGGCCCGTCGGGTTGCGGCAAGACCACTTTGCTGAACATCCTCGCCGGGTTTCTCGCTCCCACCGGCGGGGTGGTCGAACTGAACGGCCACTTGGTGACAGGACCTGACGCCGAACGCGGGATGGTGTTTCAGAAGGGCGCGCTGTTTGAGTGGATGAACGTGCGCGACAACGTGGAATTCGGTCCCCGTATGAAGGGCAGGGGCAAGGCGGAGCGGGAGAGGATCTCGGACCATCTGCTGGACATCGTCGGCCTGCAGGATTTCAAGGAAAAGGCGGTTTACGAACTCTCCGGCGGCATGCAGCAGCGGGTGGCGCTGGCACGCTGCCTGGCAAATGAGCCGGATGTGATCCTGATGGACGAGCCGCTGGGGGCGCTGGACGCTTTGACCCGCGAGAAGATGCAGGGGCTGGTTCTGAAGCTCTGGAAGGAGACCGGCAAGACCATCATCCTGATCACCCACTCGGTGGAGGAAGCGCTGCTGCTGGGCGAGCGGCTGATCGTGATGGCGCCGCGGCCGGGCCGCATCCACCGCGAATACCAGCTGCCCTTTGCCGAACGCGGGGTGAATGCCGATTTGCGAGACGTCAAGAAATCCGAAGGCTTTGCCGAGACCCGGGATGAGATCCTGTCGATGATCTGGGAGATGGAAGAGGAAATCATGGGCCGGACGGAGCAAGTGGCATGA
- a CDS encoding ABC transporter permease, with protein MTVLLFYIALFAGAFFLVQIIRKGMQSRQDFTSLKTVTFGDESAVTPDRAASIISVLAIFVIWAAFTGSKLFPIHVPGPFTGETQFTYTLENADGATDEAEITVRVAGFGEESPDFDVEPGEGFAKNDALAAQAGRSTTLIFDRNDEVKRKEGARIVAINGEPIGPGSPVDTGDGTVALTGKGAISFTPHGGLQMNPIWLPAPETVVARFFEIASEGYQNFSLWQHLGWSLARVIAGFVTGAIVGIPLGYAMGLSGWFRGWFDPIVEFMRPVPPLALIPLVIIWFGIWETGKIVLLFLAALWIMTIAARAGVSGVNISKIHAAYSLGASKWQIMRYVIVPNSLPEIFTGARVAMGVCWGTVVAAELVAAQKGAGMMIIAASKFQLTDIVIMGIVLIGIIGYGIDILMRRAESWLVPWKGRS; from the coding sequence ATGACGGTTCTGCTGTTCTATATCGCGCTGTTCGCCGGTGCGTTCTTTCTGGTGCAGATCATCCGCAAGGGGATGCAGTCGCGGCAGGACTTCACCAGCCTCAAGACTGTGACCTTCGGGGACGAAAGCGCTGTCACCCCGGACCGGGCGGCCTCGATCATCTCGGTTCTGGCGATCTTTGTGATCTGGGCGGCCTTCACCGGCTCCAAGCTGTTTCCCATTCATGTGCCCGGACCGTTCACCGGTGAAACCCAGTTCACCTACACCCTGGAGAACGCGGATGGAGCCACCGATGAGGCGGAGATCACCGTCCGGGTGGCAGGGTTCGGCGAAGAAAGCCCCGACTTCGACGTGGAGCCGGGCGAAGGGTTCGCCAAAAACGATGCCCTGGCGGCGCAGGCCGGGCGATCCACGACGCTGATCTTTGACCGCAATGATGAGGTCAAGCGCAAGGAGGGCGCCCGTATTGTTGCGATCAATGGCGAGCCGATCGGTCCCGGCTCGCCAGTGGACACCGGCGACGGCACGGTGGCGCTGACCGGCAAGGGGGCAATCAGCTTTACTCCGCATGGCGGGTTGCAGATGAACCCGATCTGGCTGCCGGCGCCGGAAACCGTGGTGGCGCGGTTTTTTGAGATTGCTTCCGAAGGCTATCAGAACTTCTCGCTGTGGCAGCATCTGGGCTGGTCGCTGGCGCGGGTGATCGCCGGGTTTGTGACCGGGGCGATTGTCGGCATTCCGCTGGGCTATGCGATGGGCCTTTCCGGCTGGTTCCGCGGCTGGTTCGACCCGATTGTGGAATTCATGCGCCCGGTGCCGCCGCTGGCACTGATCCCGCTGGTGATCATCTGGTTCGGCATCTGGGAGACCGGCAAGATCGTGCTCTTGTTCCTAGCGGCGCTGTGGATCATGACCATCGCGGCACGGGCCGGGGTTTCGGGGGTGAACATCTCGAAAATCCACGCGGCCTATTCGCTGGGGGCCTCCAAGTGGCAGATCATGCGCTATGTGATTGTGCCGAATTCGCTGCCGGAGATTTTCACCGGCGCGCGGGTTGCCATGGGGGTTTGCTGGGGCACGGTTGTGGCCGCTGAGCTGGTTGCCGCGCAAAAGGGCGCCGGCATGATGATCATCGCCGCGTCCAAGTTCCAGCTGACCGATATTGTGATCATGGGCATCGTGCTGATCGGCATCATCGGATATGGCATCGACATTCTGATGCGCAGGGCCGAGAGCTGGCTGGTGCCGTGGAAAGGCCGCAGCTGA